A single region of the Epinephelus moara isolate mb chromosome 16, YSFRI_EMoa_1.0, whole genome shotgun sequence genome encodes:
- the ajap1 gene encoding adherens junction-associated protein 1 — MWIKRSVARSPSALRPGSCVGHRVWILLAMTHLTLDFSVCSPLSQGMGVKLTPKSVPRSRPRWQPLWDTPNKLHWRTVSPLARRLLNPVPPPQDNRAGLGPKVKGQKHRKPVHKGQAACKECRLRYSQKETGDPLAVIAEAPAALPSGSRGDTVRLLLRARRQLKWDSYDKSQEGRTTTVAGFIDWGPTGTDSIDEDGKPELNVTLSTKVSTTTVATTTSTTPRLAQRTFTVVTTPEPKRLSTTKATVSFGETVKPPKPYGDTPGLAVHQIITITVSLIMVIAALITTLVLKNCCAQSGNGRHNSHQRKIHQQEESCQNLTDFTPARVPSKVDIFTAYNDSLQCSHECVRTAVPIYTDEMIQQTPVYKTAYNGNRPSPTERQLIPVAFVSEKWFEISC; from the exons TCCGTCTGCTTTGAGGCCAGGCAGCTGTGTGGGGCACCGGGTGTGGATCCTGCTGGCCATGACCCACCTCACCTTGGACTTCTCTGTGTGCAGCCCCCTCAGTCAGGGCATGGGGGTCAAACTCACGCCTAAATCGGTGCCTCGCTCTCGACCTCGCTGGCAGCCACTCTGGGACACACCCAACAAGCTTCACTGGAGAACAGTCAGCCCATTGGCCCGCCGGCTCCTCAACCCTGTCCCTCCACCCCAAGACAACAGGGCAGGGCTAGggccaaaggtcaagggtcaaaaGCATCGGAAGCCAGTGCATAAAGGACAAGCAGCGTGTAAGGAGTGCCGGTTGAGATACTCTCAAAAGGAGACAGGTGATCCTTTGGCTGTAATAGCCGAAGCTCCAGCAGCTTTACCCAGCGGGAGCAGAGGAGACACAGTGAGGTTGTTACTTAGAGCTAGGAGGCAGCTCAAATGGGACAGCTATGACAAGTCTCAGGAGGGCCGAACTACCACAGTGGCTGGATTTATCGACTGGGGACCCACAGGGACAGATAGCATAGATGAAGATGGCAAACCGGAGCTCAACGTGACGCTGTCCACCAAGGTCTCAACTACCACAGTGGCCACAACCACTAGCACTACACCCAGGCTAGCCCAAAGGACGTTCACTGTGGTGACCACACCAGAGCCCAAGAGGCTCAGCACCACCAAGGCCACTGTCAGCTTCGGGGAGACTGTCAAACCACCAAAGCCATATGGGGACACACCAG gTTTGGCAGTTCACCAGATAATCACAATCACTGTGTCTCTCATTATGGTTATCGCAGCCTTGATCACAACACTCGTCCTTAAAAACTG CTGTGCGCAGTCGGGAAATGGCCGCCACAATAGCCATCAGCGCAAGATCCACCAGCAGGAAGAAAGCTGCCAAAACCTGACAGACTTCACCCCGGCCCGGGTGCCCAGCAAGGTGGATATATTCACTGCCTACAATGACAGCCTGCAGTGCTCACATGAGTGCGTTCGGACTGCCGTGCCCATCTACACTGATGAGATGATCCAGCAGACGCCTGTCTACAAGACTGCTTACAACGGAAACAG GCCCTCCCCCACTGAAAGACAACTGATTCCTGTGGCCTTTGTGTCAGAGAAATGGTTCGAGATCTCTTGTTGA